The Pseudoalteromonas translucida KMM 520 genome has a window encoding:
- the coxB gene encoding cytochrome c oxidase subunit II → MGKLSSTLWLILFVFPQLALANSQYNMRKGVTDISNNVYQLHMTIFLICCVIGVIVFAVMFWALIHHRKSKGAVAAQFHESTKVEILWTAIPFVILIAMAVPATKTLIAMEDASKADITIKVTGSQWKWHYEYMGEDVEFYSILATPQNEIANLADKNPNYLLEVDKPLVLPINKKVRFLMTSDDVIHSWWVPDFAIKKDANPGFINETWTNINEVGIYRGQCAELCGKDHGFMPVVVEAKSEADFKVWLADAKQAKQKAAAADAALLDQTLPKEELMTLGEQVYMANCAACHQPTGLGLPGVFPALKGSPIVLGDIKDHIDIVIHGRPGTAMQAFAKQLSIKQLAAVITYKRNAWGNDTGDVIQPSEIQAALDADGEAN, encoded by the coding sequence ATGGGTAAATTGAGCTCTACCTTGTGGCTTATATTGTTTGTTTTTCCGCAGCTAGCATTGGCAAATAGCCAATATAATATGCGCAAAGGCGTAACCGATATAAGTAATAATGTTTATCAACTACACATGACCATATTTTTAATATGCTGTGTAATAGGCGTGATTGTATTTGCCGTTATGTTTTGGGCACTTATTCATCATCGTAAATCTAAAGGAGCAGTTGCTGCTCAATTTCACGAAAGTACCAAAGTAGAAATACTCTGGACAGCAATTCCATTTGTTATTTTAATAGCAATGGCAGTCCCCGCAACTAAAACATTAATAGCGATGGAAGATGCCAGTAAAGCGGATATCACTATTAAAGTAACTGGTTCACAGTGGAAATGGCATTACGAATATATGGGGGAAGATGTTGAGTTTTACTCAATACTTGCCACACCGCAAAATGAAATTGCCAACCTAGCCGATAAAAACCCCAACTATTTACTTGAGGTAGATAAGCCTCTGGTATTACCGATTAATAAAAAAGTACGCTTTTTAATGACCTCCGACGATGTTATTCATTCTTGGTGGGTGCCCGATTTTGCTATTAAAAAAGATGCAAACCCGGGGTTTATTAACGAAACGTGGACCAACATAAACGAAGTCGGTATTTATCGCGGTCAGTGTGCTGAGCTATGCGGTAAAGATCATGGCTTTATGCCTGTGGTAGTAGAGGCTAAGTCAGAGGCCGATTTTAAAGTTTGGCTAGCAGATGCTAAACAAGCAAAGCAAAAAGCTGCAGCAGCAGATGCCGCATTACTTGATCAAACACTCCCTAAAGAAGAGTTAATGACTTTGGGTGAGCAAGTGTATATGGCCAATTGTGCTGCATGTCATCAGCCCACAGGACTAGGTTTACCAGGTGTTTTTCCTGCGCTTAAAGGCAGCCCGATAGTGCTTGGCGACATAAAAGATCACATTGACATTGTTATTCACGGACGCCCCGGCACAGCCATGCAAGCCTTTGCTAAACAGCTCTCTATAAAGCAATTAGCAGCGGTAATTACTTATAAGCGTAATGCATGGGGTAATGATACCGGTGATGTAATTCAACCAAGTGAAATACAGGCAGCACTTGATGCCGACGGGGAGGCGAACTAA
- the lexA gene encoding transcriptional repressor LexA produces the protein MRPLTNRQAQILELIKVFIKDTGMPPTRAEIAQTLGFKSANAAEEHLKALAKKGAIKMKPGASRGIQLIEEDEPEQLGLPLIGRVAAGEPILAQQHVESHCKIDPLMFKPPADFLLRVNGMSMRDIGIMDGDLLAVHRTQVAENGQVIVARVDDDVTVKRLEKAGRKVLLHAENKEFSSIEVDLENESFNIEGLAVGVIRNADWM, from the coding sequence ATGCGACCATTAACTAACCGCCAAGCGCAAATACTCGAACTTATTAAAGTGTTTATTAAAGACACTGGTATGCCTCCTACACGCGCAGAAATTGCACAAACATTAGGCTTTAAAAGTGCTAATGCCGCAGAAGAGCATTTAAAAGCGCTGGCTAAAAAAGGCGCTATTAAAATGAAGCCAGGCGCTAGCCGTGGTATTCAACTTATTGAAGAAGATGAACCAGAACAACTTGGTTTACCATTAATTGGCCGCGTAGCTGCCGGTGAACCTATTTTGGCGCAACAACATGTTGAGAGCCATTGTAAAATTGACCCGCTAATGTTTAAACCGCCTGCCGATTTTTTATTGCGTGTAAATGGTATGAGCATGCGAGATATTGGTATTATGGATGGTGATTTACTGGCTGTTCATCGCACTCAAGTTGCCGAAAATGGCCAAGTTATTGTTGCCCGCGTTGATGACGATGTAACGGTAAAGCGCTTAGAAAAAGCAGGTCGAAAAGTATTACTGCATGCTGAAAATAAAGAATTTTCGTCGATAGAAGTGGATCTTGAAAACGAATCTTTTAATATTGAAGGCTTAGCCGTTGGGGTTATTCGCAACGCTGACTGGATGTAA
- a CDS encoding SRPBCC family protein, translated as MNITVAVIINGPKRKVWAAITDIENSTNMLSGIIDLKIIEKPPQGLVGLKWLETRKMFGKAASETMWITEAVTNEYYCTRAENCGAVYTTKLSLTAAEPGTCLTMTFSDSSESIWVKMMSAVMGVFLKNSMRKMLKKDLDEIKHYVESKK; from the coding sequence ATGAATATCACTGTAGCGGTAATTATCAACGGCCCTAAACGTAAAGTATGGGCAGCAATAACTGACATCGAAAACAGTACCAATATGCTGTCTGGCATTATTGATTTGAAAATAATCGAAAAGCCTCCACAGGGGTTAGTGGGCCTAAAATGGTTAGAAACGCGAAAAATGTTTGGTAAAGCGGCCTCAGAAACCATGTGGATCACAGAAGCTGTTACTAATGAATATTATTGCACTCGCGCAGAAAATTGCGGGGCAGTTTATACCACTAAGCTGTCACTTACCGCCGCCGAACCTGGCACCTGTTTAACCATGACTTTTTCTGATAGCTCTGAGTCTATTTGGGTAAAAATGATGTCTGCAGTGATGGGGGTTTTTCTTAAAAATTCGATGCGTAAAATGCTAAAAAAAGATCTCGATGAAATTAAGCACTATGTAGAAAGCAAAAAGTAG
- a CDS encoding PaaI family thioesterase, giving the protein MSIWHQPITLAFCKQLDQGINGQGTLMKTMGIEITEIGDDYLVATMPAIPAHHNPIGMVHGGANVVLAESVASYAANFVVDFTKFYCVGQEISASHLKASRNGTLTATAKAFHIGKRSSVWEIKITNSRGELCCVSKMTAAVVERKG; this is encoded by the coding sequence ATGAGTATTTGGCATCAACCTATTACTTTAGCGTTTTGTAAGCAGTTAGACCAAGGCATAAATGGCCAAGGTACACTGATGAAAACCATGGGGATTGAAATAACTGAAATTGGTGATGATTACTTAGTTGCCACTATGCCGGCAATTCCTGCGCATCATAACCCCATAGGCATGGTGCATGGCGGAGCAAACGTGGTTTTAGCCGAAAGTGTTGCCAGCTACGCGGCTAACTTTGTGGTCGACTTCACTAAATTTTATTGTGTAGGGCAAGAGATCAGTGCTAGCCATTTAAAAGCCTCGCGTAATGGCACCTTAACCGCCACCGCAAAAGCGTTTCATATTGGCAAGCGTAGCTCAGTATGGGAAATAAAAATAACGAATAGTCGCGGCGAGCTTTGCTGCGTATCAAAAATGACCGCAGCTGTAGTAGAGCGCAAAGGCTAA